In Candidatus Saccharimonadales bacterium, one genomic interval encodes:
- a CDS encoding DUF2127 domain-containing protein — protein MHMPTFKIRNDLDKVFVISILLKALDGIIETIGGLVLLFVRPSDVNHLIHFVTQEELSEDPKDFLANHILHSVHYATHSALLFGAIYLLAHGLSKVVLVIEILRDRLWAYIGLVVLTIGFIVYQIYRITFVRFSITLTLLTLFDCLIVYLTSREYGRQKRLLATHGPKGD, from the coding sequence ATGCATATGCCTACTTTTAAGATCCGTAACGATCTGGATAAGGTCTTTGTTATCAGCATCTTGCTCAAGGCCTTGGATGGAATTATCGAGACCATCGGCGGACTAGTTCTGCTCTTTGTCCGACCGAGTGACGTTAACCATCTGATCCACTTCGTTACTCAAGAAGAACTCAGTGAGGACCCAAAGGACTTTTTAGCTAATCACATCCTGCATAGCGTCCACTACGCAACACACTCTGCCCTGCTGTTCGGGGCTATATACCTGTTGGCACATGGTCTCTCAAAGGTCGTGCTGGTTATTGAAATTTTGAGAGATCGCCTCTGGGCCTATATAGGCCTTGTCGTTTTGACGATCGGCTTTATCGTCTACCAGATCTATAGGATTACATTTGTCCGCTTCTCGATTACGTTGACACTGCTGACGCTCTTCGACTGCCTGATTGTTTACCTGACCAGCCGGGAGTATGGCAGGCAAAAACGGCTCTTAGCTACACACGGCCCAAAAGGAGACTAA
- a CDS encoding GtrA family protein — MSRAVAEHPSALVRLHRELKEWVVIPYLLEGQIYFWSGYLVFVLCYHFLGFRLFPSTAIQYVFGLIINFILVRYWVFAKQARRDHLKAGIIKYGLYLALNYFVTYFLLKGMQDYLDITPYIGQFIAAGFMTFWNYFNYRTWVFKGPTRIHHN; from the coding sequence ATGAGTAGAGCAGTGGCCGAGCACCCGTCCGCGCTGGTGCGTCTACACAGAGAGCTGAAAGAGTGGGTTGTTATCCCCTATCTTCTCGAGGGACAGATCTACTTTTGGAGTGGCTACCTCGTATTCGTTCTCTGCTACCACTTTCTTGGTTTCCGGCTCTTTCCCTCGACAGCAATTCAGTATGTTTTTGGCTTGATCATCAACTTCATCCTGGTGCGTTACTGGGTCTTTGCCAAACAGGCTCGACGTGATCATCTCAAAGCTGGGATTATAAAGTACGGTCTCTATCTGGCCCTTAACTACTTTGTCACCTACTTCCTGCTTAAGGGTATGCAAGACTATCTGGATATCACACCATATATTGGCCAGTTCATTGCGGCAGGGTTTATGACGTTCTGGAATTACTTCAATTACCGAACCTGGGTCTTTAAAGGCCCAACACGCATACATCACAATTGA